In the Zingiber officinale cultivar Zhangliang chromosome 5A, Zo_v1.1, whole genome shotgun sequence genome, CTCCATATCCCTTCAAACTTCTAATATAAACGAAACCAGAGAGGGTAAGCTGCTATCTAATACCCAATTTGTTTAATCTCGGCTTCCATTATCAACAGTGATTCCTTTTGATCCCCCAATGAATCTGTCTACAGAAAAATGCTTACGACTACCAAAGGCATGGATTTTAGCGATAGAATCAAGCCAACTTCCATCTGCAGCATTGATCGGCTCTAGGTGACAGAAACTATCGTCATTGAATCAACAATTTAACAGAAATACAACAAAGTCAGGTAcctgaaatagctcaaagttgaGCCTCTTCAACATCAAATCATGCGCCACGTGGCCCGCCATCGCCATCCCCTTGATTTCCTCCGGCGCGCTACTTAAGAATTCTTCTTCAGGCACGAGCTCAATATCAGGATACTTGGACCGGAAATCTTTGCAAGCCTTGATAGCCTTCAGGTAGTGGCTCTTCTCATACAGGAGGTTGTGAAGGTGCAGCGTGGTGGTATCCACCGGGCCCTTCGAAGCCTCCGTCTCCGCCTTGATGCAGTCCTCCTCCACCAAAATCGACCGATTGACCTACAAAACAgctgaagaagaagaaagttagggtTCCACTAAAACCCCTAGAATCAAAGTAGGAAAAAATTGAAACTTTCACCGAGAGGAACCTTCCGTAGGGTGATGAAGTGCTCGCAGCGGGCAGCTCAAGAACCCAGCATCTTTTAGTTGTATGtctcatttagagaaaaaatttctataaattcatcATAACTGAAGCTCGAACTATGGATATCTAGGTGACAACTTAAATGTCCTCCCGTTACACCATAGCTCCGGGGCTCTTTGAATGAACATtgatggcaaaagacgaatacgttcgcccccaacGTCCCCATCAACCCGTCCCAGAACTAATACGAAGGAACATGAATAATGAAGAAAGGTAGATAAATGGAACGAAAGTGAAGGAAAAGATCTATTTTACCGTCATGCCAAAGTACATCCTCATAAACCCATCCTACTCGCATTGGCAAGCCAAACCTACTCACTTGGGAGCGATTACAATCACTCAACTTGACAGATCTTAGATGCACACCTTGCCACCCATAGAATTGGAATTGGCTAGGGAGCTCAATCTCCTAAATCATACGATCAAAGATGGTACAATATATCAATCAATCTTTGCACAAATAAACATTTCTCGAATAAAGATGGATTGCCTCTTCACCAATCAACTCGTATAGCTTCCTTTCTTGTTTTCCCGAATTTAGTCTATACTTACAAAACTATGTTAAAGTTGCCACCTTATGCGGTATCGCAATTAACTTGATACAAAGCATTCGACTGTATGTATATTGACAAAGATTAGATTGATTTAACAAGTGTACAAAATGGCTACAATAAATATTGCCAACACACATGTAATGAACGGTCTGAATGAGGAAATTCTATGTTTTAAAAATCGTCGAATTGAGTATAACACAGTACGTAGCCAAGTTCGCATGACATCTAGCTATTTTTGTGAGGAAAGATTTGGTCGAAGTGTAGCCTGAAGGCCTGCGTGGAACCCTTGTGTGTATGCTGCATTCTTCAAACTCATCTGCAAAATGAATGCATAATGCTTTAGCTCGTAGTCGATTGATAGACATTAATTCAGGCATTAATGTTCGAGTTGTTCTAGAGCTACTCGTAACTACACTAGATGAATTCATCGCTTACAATCATATGCTCCAAATCAGAGCTGACGCGTCTGCTCGCAACATCCACAACTGAAGGTCTAATTTGCGTATCATTTAACTCCTTGGTTACCTGCAAGACAAAGTAAGTGCAAGATAAAGTAATTCGAATGGAAATAAAATATTGGTTGGAAAATTAATAAgtgcaaaattaattttttaacctcAGTAAGCAAGGCTGTGGATGTCTTGTTCAATATTTCTTTTACGAGTTTCTCGATATCGGTAGCTTCAGCTAGCGGGTCTATTGAGCGTTGAACTTTGTCGACCTTCTTTGGTAAGACTGCCCGACTTTTGGCATCTCCTGAGGCTGGAAGAGGAAAGTTCCATATTAGTAAAACTAAACAAATCTTAGATGAGATTGCAGCATATTTTGCAGAACGAAGAACTCAATAAACTCAacaaacatatgcaatatgtacAGTTTGAATGAGCATTGGGAATTAACTGTCAAAAACTTGGATCTAGCAATTAAAACTCTCGCAGTCAAATAAGTCGAATCAATTTATAAGAGGGTTAAAGGTAGACAAAACAAATGCTACAACACAACTATACAAACAAAGATCTAAGTGATCTAGGTATTGACGTATTGTTACATTAAAAGGGCTAGGAGTAAGGTATTTCATGCCAACTGATATAGATGAACATATGTATTGGTGGCCTACAATATGATCATAGCACCCTAAATGATCTAAGTACAAACACAGAAATATTACTTCAAAATATATCAGAAACATTTTCAGATTAAATTACCTGGGATATCAGATAAGTGAGCACATGCTGTATACGTATGCTCCACAGAAGTTAAAGATTGAGAGATATATTTGCATTCATGATTTACTAATTATGGATATCATTACAGGAGATTAGTGACGGGTGGGATCTCCGATGGTAAAATTAGTGCCCTATACCTTAATTCTGTATGCTATCTTTCATGCTCATGCTTTATACATGTTAAGATTCTATATGTTCGCCCTGCTTTCGGTCGATAAAGCTAGCTCAAGAAACAATACGATTCTAAAATCACCATTAACTTGATGCAACGAGCATAAAGAAGGAAATTGCACAGGAGACTAGATGAAATTTCTCGTGCGAAAAGAAACCAAGAGCAGAAATTTTATATCCTTGCAAGCCAAAGTGGTCATTTCTTTATAAAGACCACTCAAACCattaatgcaaaaaaaaaaaaaaacaaagagataATAGGTAGGTAAAAATTCTCTAAACATCATGATGtgagggaaaaaaaaaatattctactaGCTTTAAAAAAAGAAGCTCACCAGGATGGTTTACAGATTTCTTAGCAGGAAGAACATCCTTTTCAACAACCTTTTCAGTTGGAGCAGAAGTAACAGTGTTTGCTATTGTATCCGACAAGGTGGTAACTCCAGATGGAACTAAATCAGCAAGATCAGGTGGATTGTCCTTCCCAACCACTGGATTTGCCTATTATAAAAACTATTATCAATTTGTATTGAAACAGCTACCATGAACTTATGTTTACACTTCCACTAACTGCTGAATCACCTCTAGATCCACATATGAAGGCTGTCTTCCAAGTGATACCAGAAACTTGTCAAGGCTGCTTGCGCTGAGGGCTGTAGAACAAAATATTTGATGATAGCAATCTGCCTAAGTAATTGATATACAAACATTTAGTAGAGGGAAAAATGCAATCAGCCTCACATCAGTAGACCAGAGAGTTGAATGATTCACCATTGGTCTAGGAGGACAATGAAACTAAAAATTGTCCAGATATCAGTTAGCAATGCTATTGTGATTAAGATCATATCAATATTCGCTCGTCTATCATTACTTTCTTCTGTTTGCTACATTAAGTCAATTTAACAAAGTTTATATTGTTGAAGATTAGATTTGACAAATTTGTTTGCTACAATGATCAGGAAGCATGATAAAGGAAGGGATGTACTAAGACTCAAGCAGAGACTGCTTCAATTAGATGAATCATCCAACATGTCATCCTACATTTGAATATATATTTGACCATAACTACAGAGGTTTATGATGCAAACTTGATTCATGCACTTAATTTTAATCATGATTTTTTCTTATAATTGTCATATATAGCCTCACCATGCTTGATCAACGAGCCACCGGTTAAATGATTTTCACAATAATATCACCTGCAACTATATTGATGAAGCATGCCCATGGTTCTTGAATCAGAAGAATTTTCAGttacaaagattaagaaacatAATTCTGGCCAAATTCATCATCAGAGAATGTCACATCACTTTATTTTAGCAGTAGAATGCACAAAAAATTCTCACAGTTGGAGTTTCTTGTGTGATGTAGCAATAGAAATAAAATGTGCATATATATAAGGGAAAGAATACTTCAGATACTTAAAATGCTGAGTTGATGCAACAAACTGATTATTGAGCCCAATCCTTAAGTATAAATATGTAACTGGCCCTAACAATTTAATAAACTTCAAATAAACATatttaaaaggaaaaaataacaggTGGAAAAGGAAGCAATCAGAAAAGACCCTCTGACTTACAAATTGTAACTTCATTAGTGATTGGGTGGAAGTAGCAGGACGGACTAGCTTTGAATCCTTGATCCAGCAACAACGAGACGcaacttgaaaaataaataaatagtctaTTAAAACACCAGCTCTTAAACCAATAGAAGAAAGATTACAGCAAAAAGAACTTCACTCGAATATACTTGAGAAAGCATTTTCTtgtcatataatttttttaacaggCAAAAATTTGTCATTGATTTGAAAAATAGAGAAgcaataaggaaaattgggttaAAGATAGTTAGGCGTCTTGTTTAGAGTTGTTGAAGTCTCTGCATCCTTCTCAACAGAAATTAGAGAATCACAATGACAATTGATAAACTTGCTGCCTTGAGATCCAACAAGAGACCAGAAAGCACCTGCCAGTAGGAGGCAATcagattcattgaatttgaaaaatGTTCTAATGGGAAGTGGGGGTTTCTAATCAGCTAGAGACGTAATTGTCATGAGGGAGAACAAGAGAGAATGGTATCTCTTGGCTACTCATCTAGAACAAAAAGGAAAAGTAGAAAAGGCAGAGGGAATAGAGTTACCATGATTAGAGGAAAAGAGTGCATGATCCTAAAACAACGTCGGCCATCCACGCGAGACCCACCAACGACGCCACAACCCTCGCCGTTACTGGAGGCGACGCTGCTAGCCCAGAGATGTCGCGAGGCCTCTCTGCTCCTGATCCAGCCAAGGTCCTCCCACCTCCTCAGCATCGATGCCGACCCTCGCAGGCCACCGACCCTCGCGGCCCAACGTCGATTGTCCGAGGCCTATCGCTGACATCATTGGCCGTCAAGTGAGACACCTCTCCTTCCGTCGACGCTGTGGAAAGGGGATTGATTTCGATCTGTGCATCTTTGATCGGCGATTGGTGTCGATCGATGTTCATCGTGCTCCTCTCCTTCCTCCAACCACTGAGTCGAGCCCTAGTTTTGATTTCCGTCACCATACCTGAGTGTCGCGGCTCTGACCAACTGATTTCTCCCCTTCTTGCACCCATCTACCTCCTGGGCCAGCGCTAGGCCTCACCTCCTGGTCCGACAAGAAGATTTCCGCCTGAACCTCCAAACATTACGGCTCCAGCTCACAATCAAGGATCGATTGAAGGTAGGTTGTTTAGTATCTTTGGTGGTAGATTAAGATTTGGGAATAATGATCGGATCCTAAGCTTAGTTGTGTTTTAGGGTACTCGTGTGGAGATCAGTGACTCCACTTTGCTCCGGCCACTGTTTCTGATAGCAACCTCCTCCGGCAGCGGGTCAAGTGGTTGTGCTACGGATTTAGATGAGTTTTGGGTTGATTTATGCCTGAATTTAAATTCAGATTGATTGGTGACATGGTTGGGAGATTAATCAAAGATTATGTACAATTAGAGATACCCTAATTAGGTTGgggattttgtttagctatttaattcagatgaaattagctaaataaaatatgttgATGCAAGACGTTGATTCGAAACAAGCGTCTTGACGTGGGATTTGTTCCCATATGAACTACTGATTAAGGCGgatacttcttactttgattctttagtactttgaccttaatgCAAGATCTAGATATTTAGATAGATGTTGTATTTActttgactccactcgtatttttcctgaacttgatacttatctgcttgatctttgagatgatcgTTTCGATAtatatacagtctcttgttgtcatccatgatatttagcagatactagataccatgtttacttgctttgattgttgtttattcatgtaccttattgagcatgctagcttactgtagcatacctgatttctattTATATATGTGATGACTGTTGCATCTTACTTATcgtgtcattgcatgcataccaACGAATacgtcttccttgtggttgagtGAGTTGTTGGTCAGCGCCGCACACTCggttactcatgggtagtggtagatggaggagatgtcgcttgtcctgccgtgccacactcggtcactcacggatagtggtagctggagttgcgagcaacaAGAACCCCATTGctacgtagctagttagctattaTGCACCTGtccactcggccactcgagagtagtggtagctagagtgttgtacagttgtcattgtctaagcctctcgaccatacaggggtcatggtgcagaggggtgggcgggagtaaCCATCCATGCATAtgcttttgttattatacttgtttATGTTATTGATTGCTTATTTATGCAGTTATTTTATTGTATCcatgtgatatgcttacatatgttgagttatatacctgtTGCATGTGGTTCGACACTGGTTTACTTATTGatagtatgtatatacctcacatgatacccttgtagttatgagcagtactattgCAAATCCTCACTACCCCTAACTTTCTATTACTAGCTTAGTATATGGGTTCAGGTATGAACAtctattatgatatcactgtagtacaTGATACTCTTCCCTATGAGACTATATACCTTTAAATCTCTAGATATTTATTATgctcatgcactatctatctatTATCCGCTTAGTCCCAGCACTCACCACCCCTTGAACTGATTTTTCTTTTGCCGGGGAAGAGGTAGATGATACAAGAATACTTGGAGGATCCTgactgccggtcccacgtcacatctgagGATGATTTTCTGGTTTTGTTTCCTGCTTTGTTTGTGTTTTAaatttgtgaacttggtattgtaataaCTCAATGTGGACTTGGAGTTTAGCCTTGGCCCTTGTGgtttcttgtatttggtttgatgttgTGGTGTCAAGCCAAGTCGGCtcgcagtttttttttttttttgtggcttTGCGTTCGTTATTTTGTGACTTCTGTTGTGTTTTATTTCAGCCGTGTGGGTTATTTATCAATTGTGTGGTTATGTTTACATCCATGTGGACTATTGATTACTTGTGAGTAACCTTGTGGCattgtatacatgtttcattTATCATTGCTATAGGGAAGGTGTTGTCCGATTTTtgtcggacaaccttaccctcggggCATGACAAGCTCCAACTCCTTATGTTTTCCGCCGGCCCTAAGAAGCTCCCCTCCCCATTGTTCTCCACCGGCTCTAGAACTCCGAGGGAAGACCAAAAGGAGAGAGTTGGTAGCTAAAGATTGAAGGCGTGTTCCctacttaatttatgctttaGCAAGTTTCTATAATTACTGAAAACTCGGATCTTATAGTGTGATGTTCTTGGCTGTTTTTGGGAGATTGATTCCCTAGTTTAGGTTCTTTTCCTAAGCCCCAAATGATTTGTATGAATAGAAGATTTCGGATTTCTTGAAGGGATAGTTTCCTCACTAAATTTTAAAGGTTGTCCATCATACTCTTACTTTACAAGTTTGTACATGTTCTTTATCTTCTAGTTGCTTTAAATCCTTCATATAATGTGTAAAATTAAGGGGCATGTATGGAGAACATTTTAGGTGAATTAATCTGAATTTAATGTCATTTAATTACTAGTGAAAACGTTTAGGATTCTCTATACTTCATGAAATCGGATCCTTGTTTGTAGTTTTAATATTTCAtgtagtttcttcattgttttgATGTATACAATGACCCTTAAAATTTAGTAACTCGTGGAAATGTATGGAGAACATTTTAGGTGAATAAATCTGAATTTAATGTGGAAACGTTTAGGATTCTCTATACTTCATGAAATCATATCCTTGTTTGTAGTTTTAATATTTCATGTAGTTTCTTCATTCTTTTGATACATACCCTTAAAATTAGGGAACTCGTGGAAATGTATGGAGAACATTTTAGATGAGTAAATATGAATTTAATGTCATTTAATTACTGCTGAAAACGTGTAGGATTCTCTATACTTCATGAAATCGGATCCTTGTTTGTAGTTTTAATATTTCATgtaatttcttcattttttttatgcATATAATGACCCTTAAAATTAGGGAACTCGTGGTTAATGGATTGAAAACATTTTAAGATGTTTTATCAGAATTTAAGGTCCTCTAAATACTGTGAGAATAATTAAGGATCTTCACATTTCATGTAGTGGGACCATTGAGAATGATGTTGTTGATGTGCTAGTTTGTTTGATATCACATGTTATAGTTTAGTTTCGGTTTGTATCATGATAAATGTTAGGAAATCAGTAACCTTAACAACTCATCAAAGCGATAATAGTTTTGGATCCTTGGGACTTAACAAGTTAAGTCATAAAGCATGTCCTTGATGACCTTTCATTGTATAATGTTGTTGATAAGTTTGTTGTTTGATATGTACCAATTAAATTTCGGTTTACATCATTTCAAATTATATGAAATCAGAAAATTTATTAACTCATTAATGGGATGAAAGTTAGGATCCTTAGGATTCAACAAGTTAAGCTATAAATCATGTCTTTCCTTTACAATCATGTTTAGGTCCTTATACTTGCTTCCGTTAGAAGTGGCACTTTCCTTGTTACTCTTGATGGATTGTATAATTCCTATGTTTCGGATTTAATAAAAGTTAGTTTTATTCACGGTATTAGGGAGCTTGATCATGTTATTCCCTTACTAGCATGTTAGTTTCTTATGCATGCTCATGCTATGTTGATGCACAGTCTATGCTTAAGCTTACGTTATGAATTTGCATGTTTATGTTAAGATTTACGATTATATCCATGTTTAAGTAATGATCAAGTTTATGTTAAGTGCAtgattatgcttatgttcatgttTATGTAATGAACATGGTTGAGTGTGACCAACATCCTTAACCCGGGAACTCACTAAATCTATGTGGTCGAGTGTGACAAGTGTCCTTAAtgtgggagctcaccaaatctacgtggtcgagtgtgactGGTATCCTTAGCCCGAGAGCTCACCAAACCCTATGTgatcgagtgtgaccggtgtccttaaccCGGTAGCTCACCAAATCAGTGCCCGAGAGCTCACCAACCCTACGTGGTTATGTTTATGGCTGTATGTACATGCTCATAATTAAGTCTATTCTTATGTGTATGTTTTTATGCCATGTaagtatgcttatgtttatgtacatgctcatgattaagtTTAttcttatgtttatgtttatgtcatgCAAATATGCTTACGCCTATGCTTATCTGCTCATGATCAAGCCAACTGTTATGCTTAGCTTATctacatgcttatgtttatgctctcatgcTTATGTTGATGCCTATGCTGGTATGCCaataggaaagtcctaagcgacCTAGCATGTGTttcccttagtacactagatATAGGCGCTAACTATTGCATAACACAATTTTGAATATGCTAAGTCTATCAACTCACAAATTTTAACGTTTTCAAATAATGGGACCAATGAGATAGGAGGCATTAACCAGTGAGCTAGCCCGAGACAATGGCATTACAATCCGAAAACCTTCCAGTTTAGTTTCCGCATTAGTTAGATGTTTTCTTTGAAGAATAAATCCCGAACTATATGACCAGTACCAAAGGTCACTAGTAATTTATGTTTTAAGAGCTATCTATGTATCTTAGTTGAATTAAGAAcccattatggaagtatgtgtaAGTGATGCCtgtagttttatatatatatgtatatatattagggACGTCACACAACTCACTAGACATTGGAGGTTTGTTGTAGTTTCTAACAAATATGCTAACTTTATGTAACACTTTGCGCTGATACTAGTTAAAGACTAAGCATACCGGGTTAATTCCACTG is a window encoding:
- the LOC121982361 gene encoding uncharacterized protein LOC121982361 isoform X1, which translates into the protein MGYTKDQLLARLKELQIDFLCYDHPPVLAVEAQAKEVGHLGGALSKNLLLKDKKQRFYVVSALADTNVDLKVLSQRLGLGKGGLRMAPEEALQELLQVPLGCVTPFALINDSASCVSLLLDQGFKASPSCYFHPITNEVTISLSASSLDKFLVSLGRQPSYVDLEANPVVGKDNPPDLADLVPSGVTTLSDTIANTVTSAPTEKVVEKDVLPAKKSVNHPASGDAKSRAVLPKKVDKVQRSIDPLAEATDIEKLVKEILNKTSTALLTEVTKELNDTQIRPSVVDVASRRVSSDLEHMIMSLKNAAYTQGFHAGLQATLRPNLSSQK
- the LOC121982361 gene encoding uncharacterized protein LOC121982361 isoform X2, producing MGYTKDQLLARLKIDFLCYDHPPVLAVEAQAKEVGHLGGALSKNLLLKDKKQRFYVVSALADTNVDLKVLSQRLGLGKGGLRMAPEEALQELLQVPLGCVTPFALINDSASCVSLLLDQGFKASPSCYFHPITNEVTISLSASSLDKFLVSLGRQPSYVDLEANPVVGKDNPPDLADLVPSGVTTLSDTIANTVTSAPTEKVVEKDVLPAKKSVNHPASGDAKSRAVLPKKVDKVQRSIDPLAEATDIEKLVKEILNKTSTALLTEVTKELNDTQIRPSVVDVASRRVSSDLEHMIMSLKNAAYTQGFHAGLQATLRPNLSSQK